The genomic window TTACAACGGTTTTAAAAGGAAGTTTCACCATCCGCAGGTAAGTTTCCAATTTTAGACAAAAAGGGCTGGAATTGGGGAGTTCCCATGCTGGAACAAACTGATAAAGCTCAATGGTTGTTTCCATTTTTCAAAAAATCCCTTGGCGAGTAGGACACACTCTTGAATTGTACGCATAGAGATATCCCTTCAGTCGCACGCGCCGCTACGAGCAAAAATGCTATCATAACGAAGTATAACTAGGGGCTGTGGCTCAGTTGGATAGAGCAAGCGCCTCCTGAATAATCGGGCATCGGAGAAGGAAACTTCATCGGTGAATGCGGTCAAATTCAAGGAAGCCTAAGTCAAGCGATTGATAGGGTGATCTTGAGCCAAGCCTGGTCAATTTCAAATTAAAAGAATTGCCAGGAAGGTGCAGAGACTGGTTGTAGAGAGATAAATTCAAAGATGGACTACAATGTCTCATCGAAAGTAGAGCAACGAGGTGTTTTAGCAGGAATGCTTTTAGGCGTAGGGAGAAAGGAGGGATATAACTTCTTTATTCAACACTCCCAAACTCAACTGGATTATCTTCTATTTAAGAAGCATCTTCTTGAGGAGATTACGCGCAAACCCATCTCCTTACAGCACCGGGAAACTCGTCAAGGCAAACAGCTTTTCCGCATCGAACCCAAACGCATTCCCTTGATTCGGATTTTGGTTCAAAAAATTTATCGAGATTGCCAAAAAAGCGTAACTCGGAAGTTTTTGAATTTTTTAACACCGCAAGGAATCGGAATTTGGTTTATGGATAAAGGCTCTAAGTCTTTTAAGCGGAAAGGCGGTAAAATTCGTGCCATTGAAGTGTTTCTTAATACCCACTTTTCTAAAGAAGAGAACGAGATAATTATCACGTATTTCTGGGAACGGTGGGGATTTCGTTGGGGACTGAGTAAAACTCGCAAGGGGTATCGCTTGCGCATGGGAACGAAGGCGGGAAAAGATTTTTTTACATTTCTTCGTCCTTATGTTCGCCCCAGTATGCTCCATATTATCCAAACCTCCTACAACACAACGGCTGCCACCTAAGAGTTTTTATGCTTAAGGTGAAGGAATAGTCCAGAGAGTGGGGAAACTCACGCTAATCTGAAGCGCTAGGTCGCCGGTTCGAGTCCGGCCAGTCCCGTTTAAAAATCATCTTAATTCTGGTACGCTCAAAATCTGCGCGCGCCGCGAACAGTCCGTTTTTTTCGATCTCAATCCCTCTTTTTCTCTGGTTAGGGGTAAACTAGGGTTTGGCGCAAATGCGTCCAGGATCGCTCTATTTCAGCCATCAGATTGCGAATGCTGCTTAAGCTGGGTTCCCATCGGCAAAAATATCTTTTTACTCCCCCTCGGTCTAAGTCTAAGAAGAAGGGTCGTAAACTGGGGTGGATTTCAATTCTCGCTATCGGTACGTTTTTTGCGTACAAACAAATTCTGGGGATGTTGGTCGAACCTAAAGCGATTGTCGTTTTGGGGGGAGAAGAACAGCGAGAATCTTTTGCGGCAAAATTTGCCCAGAATCATCCAGATTTGCACATTTGGGTGTCTTCTGGCAGTCCAAAAGAATACGCCCAACTATTATTTACCAAATTAGGGGTTCCGCGCGATCGCGTCCACCTCGACTACCAAGCCCAAGATACCGTCACCAACTTTACCACCCTTGTCGATCGACTCAAAGATGAAGGGATTGATAGCGTCTATTTGGTCACTTCCGACGATCATATGCTACGCGCTCGCGTGATTGGGGAAATTGTTTTTGGCAGTCGCGGAATTGAAATTGAGCCTGTGGTCGTCCCCACAGAGCGC from Lusitaniella coriacea LEGE 07157 includes these protein-coding regions:
- a CDS encoding YdcF family protein, which encodes MLLKLGSHRQKYLFTPPRSKSKKKGRKLGWISILAIGTFFAYKQILGMLVEPKAIVVLGGEEQRESFAAKFAQNHPDLHIWVSSGSPKEYAQLLFTKLGVPRDRVHLDYQAQDTVTNFTTLVDRLKDEGIDSVYLVTSDDHMLRARVIGEIVFGSRGIEIEPVVVPTEREQEPMQKCFRDGARAVLWLATGNTGANLGVANSFKLGESVTETQGDGETR
- a CDS encoding DNA endonuclease; protein product: MDYNVSSKVEQRGVLAGMLLGVGRKEGYNFFIQHSQTQLDYLLFKKHLLEEITRKPISLQHRETRQGKQLFRIEPKRIPLIRILVQKIYRDCQKSVTRKFLNFLTPQGIGIWFMDKGSKSFKRKGGKIRAIEVFLNTHFSKEENEIIITYFWERWGFRWGLSKTRKGYRLRMGTKAGKDFFTFLRPYVRPSMLHIIQTSYNTTAAT